Within Streptomyces sp. NBC_00704, the genomic segment CGCGCGGTCGTCGGGCACGAGGTGGGCCACGCCCTGTCCGGGCACGCCGTGTACCGCACGATCCTGCTGTTCCTGACGAACCTGGCCATCCGGGTCGCCTGGATCCCGCTGGGCAACCTCGCGATCATGGCGATCGTGACGGCGCTGCGCGAATGGTTCCGCAAGTCGGAGCTGTCCGCCGACCGCGCGGGTCTCCTCGTCGGCCAGGACCTGCAGGCGTCGATGCGCGGCCTCATGAAGATCGCCGGCGGCAACCACCTGCACGAGATGAACGTGGACGCGTTCCTTCAGCAGGCGGAGGAGTACGAGGCCGCCGGTGACCTGCGCGACTCGGTGCTGAAGATCCTCAACGTGCTGCCCCGCACCCACCCCTTCTCCACGGTGCGCGCGGCCGAGCTGAAGAAGTGGGCGGAGTCCCGCGACCACCAGCGGATCATGGACGGTCACTATCCGCGGCGCGGCGAGGACAAGGACACCTCGGTCACGGACTCGTTCCGGGAATCGGCCGCTCACTACGCGACCAGCGTGAAGAGTTCCAAGGATCCGCTGATGAAGCTGGTCAGCGACATAGCCGGCGGCGCGGGGGACCTGGGCGGCAGGGTGCGGCGCGGTTTCGGCGGCTTCACCGGCCCGGCTCCGTCGGACGACGCTTCGCCGCGCAACGGCTCGAAGGGCGGCGGCACCGACGGCGAGGACGGCACGGGCGGATCGGACAACACCGACGGACCCTCGCAGACGCCTCCGCGCGACGCGACCTGAGGGCGGCCGCGCGGGCCTGACGGTGCCGGGTGGTCGCCGGGCGGTCGCCGGGCGACCGCCCTGCCGCGCGGCCCTGCCGCGCAGGCCCACCGCTACCCCCCGGCCCGGCACCGGACCGTCCCCGGGCAGGTCACAGCCCCCGGACAGGTCACACCTTGGGCTGGGCGCTCGTCGCCAGCGCCCCGCACAGGGCTGTCGCGTCGTCGGTCGCGTAGGGGTCCGTGCCGGCCGGGCCGCCCGCCTTCGCGGTCTGGCCTGCGAGCAGGGGCCGCAGGTGGTTCGTGGAGTCCTCAGCGCAGGAGAGCGGGCCGGCCTGGACGTAGGACACGCTCAGCTGGACCTGGTGGGTGCGCAGGTCGACGCGGTCGAAGCGGAAGTGCAGCTCGCGTCGGACGGTGAAGAGGGAGGCCTCGGCGCCCGTCTGCGCGCCGGTGGGGCGCAGGGCGTACACGAAGGTGTGGTCGGCGGTCACCTCGAGGGTGGCGGAGTCGGTCTCGGCGGCGCGCAGGGTCCCCTGGACGCGGATCCTGGTGTCGGCCAGCTGCACCCGGGCGGGGTCGAAGCGGATCAGCCAGCCGGTCGGCGCGTGCCGTCCGTCGGCGGTCGGGCGGCTGAAGCTCTCGTCGAACTGGTCGAGCTGGTCGGCGTCCACCAGGGCGCGCACGGGCCGGACCTGCTGTCCGGTGAGCACCTCCGGGTAGAGAGAGGAGTGCACGAGGTAGTCCTTGGCCGTGGTCAGAGCGGTGACCACCTGGCTGTCGGAGAAGTGCGCGGTCCGCCGGGAGGCGGGCAGCGGGATGCCTTCGGCGCCGATGCGGAACTGCGCGGCGGGGCTGTGGGCGAACAGCGCCTCCGGGGTGGACGCCCCGGGCACGACGCCCTGCGGCGAGAGGGGGATGACCGTCATCCGCAAGGGCTCGACGGCCCGGCGCAGCGCCTGGTTCTGGTAGGGACTGCGCAGGCCCAGGTAGACGGCCGTGCCGAAGGCGACGGCGATCAGCAGGACGAGGATCAGCGCCTGCCGCGAGAGTCCCCGGCGCAGGGGCGGGCGGCGGCGGACGGCGGGGGCGTGGTCGCTCAGGCGTTCCTCTGCCGAGTACTCCTGGATACGGGCAGCGCGGACGAACGATTCGTCGAAGACGACGGATCGGTACTCGTCCTCTGCGTTTCCGGAAGTGCCGTCGGGTGTCCCCTCCGGCGGGTCTCCAGGCCCGGCCATACTTTCAGAGTAGGTCGCGTGGAGCTCGGGTAAACGCCCCGCCATACCGCAACTTCTGACAGGTACTCACCAGCTTTACCGGCCCGCCCTCACCGCTCTGCGCAGCACCTTCGCACAGCCCTGCGTCGCACACGTGTTCAGTGGGTGCGGGGAGCCGCGGAGACGGGTGGCCGGAAAGAGTCGGCGGAGGCGGAGGGGGGCGGCACACTCCCCTGTTCGAGGCCGGTCGTGGCGGGCGCCGGCACCTGGTCGCGGCTGTCCGAGGAGCCGCCCCGGTAGACCGCGGCGAAGGCCAGCGCGACCATGCCGATACCCATCACGACGGCGAGCATCCAGGCCACCGCACGATGCCAGCGGATCTGCTTGCCGTACGCGCCGGGCATGCCGTAGCCGCGCTCCCAGGCTTCGGCGAGGTCGGCGTCGTCCGGGTCGTCGAGGTCGGGATCATGGCCGAAACCGCCGGTCCCGTAGGGGTCGTCATAGCGGTCGCCTCGGGCGCGGGCTCTGCGGGCCTCGGCCTCGGAGGCCCTGGCTCTGGCCTCGGCGGCGGCCAGGAGACGTTCGACGGCGGTCGGCTCGTGCACCACGGCCGCCTGTACGAAGGCCTCGTCGAAGACCACGGAGGCGAACTCTTCGTCCGACACCCCGCGGTCGTGATCGTCGTCGGGCTCCCAGCCGTCAGGGAACGGCATACCCCCCACGTCCTCCGGCACGGTTCCAGAGTAGACCTGGGGGGTCAATTTGGGCAGGCGGTAGGGAAATTCGTCCGCCGGATGAGACGCCTGTCACGGCCGCCGGCGACCGGGTCCGCCGGCCTCCGCAGGCGGACGCGGCGGCGCCGGTCAGCGCCGTACGTGCCCGTCGCCGGTGACGATGTACTTGGTGCTGGTCAGCTCCGGCAGGCCCATCGGGCCGCGGGCGTGCAGCTTCTGGGTGGAGATGCCGATCTCCGCGCCGAAGCCGAACTGACCGCCGTCGGTGAAGCGGGTGGAGGCGTTCACGGCCACGGTGGTGGAGTCCACCAACTGGGTGAATCGGCGGGCCGCCTGCTGCGAGGTGGTGACGATGGCCTCGGTGTGACCGGAGGTCCACAGCCGGATGTGCTCGACGGCCCGGTCCAGCGAGTCGACGACGGCGGCGGCGATGTCGTGGGAGAGGTACTCGGTCTCCCAGTCCTCGGGGGTGGCCTCCACGACCGTCGCCTTGGAGTCCTCGGCGTACGCCAGGACACGCTCGTCGGCGTGGACGGTCACGCCCGCCTCGGCGAGGGCGTCGAGGGCCCGCGGCAGGAACGCGGGGGCGATGTCCTGGTGCACCAGGAGGGTCTCGGCGGCGTTGCAGACGCTGACCCGGTGCGCCTTGGAGTTGATCAGGATGTCGATCGCCATGTCGAGGTCGGCGTGGGCGTCGACGTAGACGTGGCAGTTGCCGGTGCCGGTCTCGATGACCGGGACGGTGGACTCCGTGACCACGGTCCGGATGAGCGACGCGCCGCCGCGCGGGATGAGGACGTCGACCAGTCCGCGGGCGCGCATCAGCTCGCCGACGCTCTCGCGACCCTCGCCGGGCACCAGCTGGACGGCGTCGGCGGGCAGCCCGGCCCCGCCGACGGCGTCACGGACCACCCTGACCAGGGCGGTGTTCGACTCGTAGGCGGAGGACGAGCCGCGCAGCAGCACCGCGTTGCCCGACTTCAGGCAGAGGGCGGCGGCGTCCACCGTGACGTTCGGGCGGGCCTCGTAGATGATGCCGACGACCCCGAGCGGGACCCGGACCTGGCGCAGGTCGATGCCGTTGGGGAGGGTGGAGCCCCGGACGACCTCGCCGACGGGGTCGGGCAGGGCGACGACGTCCCGGACGTCCGAGGCGATGGCCCGCACCCGCTCCGGGGTGAGGGTCAGCCGGTCGACGATGGCCTCGCTGGTGCCGGCCTCCCGAGCCCTGGCGATGTCCTTGGCGTTGGCCTCGACGATTTCGCTCGTGCGGACCTCCAGCGCGTCCGCGATGGCGAGC encodes:
- a CDS encoding M48 family metallopeptidase, which produces MSDEGHEQHGAGHEKVPSRRRRRFPGISSRAYEHPADRSALVALRKLSGFDTVFKALSGLLPERSLRLLFLSDSVRVSDQQFTHLNDMLRDACYILDLEKVPPMYVNQDPQPNAMCIGLDEPIIVVTTGLVELLDEEEMRAVVGHEVGHALSGHAVYRTILLFLTNLAIRVAWIPLGNLAIMAIVTALREWFRKSELSADRAGLLVGQDLQASMRGLMKIAGGNHLHEMNVDAFLQQAEEYEAAGDLRDSVLKILNVLPRTHPFSTVRAAELKKWAESRDHQRIMDGHYPRRGEDKDTSVTDSFRESAAHYATSVKSSKDPLMKLVSDIAGGAGDLGGRVRRGFGGFTGPAPSDDASPRNGSKGGGTDGEDGTGGSDNTDGPSQTPPRDAT
- a CDS encoding SCO2583 family membrane protein; the encoded protein is MAGPGDPPEGTPDGTSGNAEDEYRSVVFDESFVRAARIQEYSAEERLSDHAPAVRRRPPLRRGLSRQALILVLLIAVAFGTAVYLGLRSPYQNQALRRAVEPLRMTVIPLSPQGVVPGASTPEALFAHSPAAQFRIGAEGIPLPASRRTAHFSDSQVVTALTTAKDYLVHSSLYPEVLTGQQVRPVRALVDADQLDQFDESFSRPTADGRHAPTGWLIRFDPARVQLADTRIRVQGTLRAAETDSATLEVTADHTFVYALRPTGAQTGAEASLFTVRRELHFRFDRVDLRTHQVQLSVSYVQAGPLSCAEDSTNHLRPLLAGQTAKAGGPAGTDPYATDDATALCGALATSAQPKV
- a CDS encoding SCO2584 family spore wall biosynthesis protein, whose translation is MPEDVGGMPFPDGWEPDDDHDRGVSDEEFASVVFDEAFVQAAVVHEPTAVERLLAAAEARARASEAEARRARARGDRYDDPYGTGGFGHDPDLDDPDDADLAEAWERGYGMPGAYGKQIRWHRAVAWMLAVVMGIGMVALAFAAVYRGGSSDSRDQVPAPATTGLEQGSVPPPSASADSFRPPVSAAPRTH
- a CDS encoding glutamate-5-semialdehyde dehydrogenase, which translates into the protein MTTLSPYDSMSPVTRAAYRAKAAAADLAPLPRAVKDDALLAIADALEVRTSEIVEANAKDIARAREAGTSEAIVDRLTLTPERVRAIASDVRDVVALPDPVGEVVRGSTLPNGIDLRQVRVPLGVVGIIYEARPNVTVDAAALCLKSGNAVLLRGSSSAYESNTALVRVVRDAVGGAGLPADAVQLVPGEGRESVGELMRARGLVDVLIPRGGASLIRTVVTESTVPVIETGTGNCHVYVDAHADLDMAIDILINSKAHRVSVCNAAETLLVHQDIAPAFLPRALDALAEAGVTVHADERVLAYAEDSKATVVEATPEDWETEYLSHDIAAAVVDSLDRAVEHIRLWTSGHTEAIVTTSQQAARRFTQLVDSTTVAVNASTRFTDGGQFGFGAEIGISTQKLHARGPMGLPELTSTKYIVTGDGHVRR